Proteins encoded in a region of the Veillonella parvula genome:
- a CDS encoding glycosyltransferase family 2 protein yields MSTITAIILARNEEQHIVDCIKSIQFADEILVIDDGSTDQTVSLATELGAKVIPHPLNGDWSQQRRFGISQAQSEWILFVDSDERVSQELAKSIQRAIQGEPKAYWLHRYNLFHHNQATHGVVRPDKVLRLMPREGATVEGAVHEVFISPYPQATLEGKLYHYTYDNWHQFFEKFNKYTTAAANKYKAQGKSCSFLGDILLRPTWAFFKIYILQGGILDGKIGFLLSIYHMMYTMTKYVKLYYLNKSNGQL; encoded by the coding sequence ATGTCAACAATTACGGCTATTATCTTAGCCCGCAATGAAGAACAACATATTGTAGATTGTATTAAGAGTATTCAATTTGCTGATGAAATTTTAGTTATCGATGATGGTAGTACAGATCAAACCGTATCACTTGCTACTGAACTGGGTGCAAAGGTTATACCGCATCCTTTAAATGGAGATTGGTCACAACAACGACGCTTTGGTATTTCACAAGCCCAGAGTGAATGGATTCTATTTGTCGACTCTGATGAGCGCGTATCACAAGAGTTAGCAAAGTCTATTCAACGAGCTATCCAAGGTGAACCGAAGGCTTATTGGTTACATAGATATAATCTATTCCATCATAATCAGGCAACTCATGGTGTGGTAAGACCTGATAAGGTGTTACGATTGATGCCTCGAGAGGGAGCAACTGTAGAAGGTGCTGTTCATGAAGTTTTTATCAGTCCCTATCCACAAGCTACATTAGAGGGAAAATTATATCACTATACGTATGATAACTGGCATCAATTCTTTGAGAAGTTTAATAAGTATACGACAGCAGCAGCTAACAAATACAAGGCACAAGGGAAGTCTTGTAGTTTTTTAGGGGATATTTTATTGCGTCCAACATGGGCATTTTTTAAGATATATATTTTGCAAGGTGGCATATTAGATGGAAAAATAGGCTTTCTATTATCTATTTACCATATGATGTACACCATGACGAAATATGTGAAATTATATTATTTAAATAAATCTAATGGGCAATTATAA
- a CDS encoding LTA synthase family protein, with protein sequence MSEQFFLSLQQNIKLMLWAPILSTIFRIIFMIVYNPYPTWKGRWKSVLGSLRYGFWWGMDFDAYVFLLPLVLVTLPALLFDRYHQIEDAVRLVGLTIYSCVLYAAFAGKMIFYKHFHDTYNYMVHYGNHAEKHNLIDVFFNQDRGMLVILGLIPITFISWYIGNFFLSLPSIPYPTIEGTWPTIVWNIGLVAISVLGFYWFRYGGTLSHDDKPEWDTIPTVIKEDIFFARATVPDLCAIETVLKHPLRDEYTASAEDIDDAIHRIVPKEYKDSWQDLNTPLHAFKRVASGPRIDKPQHIFFIVGESIPQWSLDEPYKDLNICPGLWDFKDNPHTAQVPNFLPAGNVSRPSIVSLLSGVYDAGMEINEREAFWHEPLPTSLASQMKNLGYDTIYWYGGNASYGNFNHFGKAQGFDQVESASVFCGPDAPKTWVGVYDHVFLEHIEEEIKSLEHPTFHFIYTTSNHGPYKMEDSLLDYDPKQVMPNLGDDLKSNKKRNKELATYRYSDKAIFNFINAMKKAFPDSLFVVTGDHSNLFGFLNNTSLIQRDYTLRDTFCTVGLLQHPAFTKDTITAPIGTHMSLMPTIIEAIAPKGFEYYSIVPSLFDEQPDTLVTPYQWITPHMMGDVRMDYGESNIPSYKPVEPIRPINNHGNDARDWTLLTMWFINHEKILFSKK encoded by the coding sequence ATGAGTGAACAATTTTTTCTATCCCTACAACAAAATATAAAACTAATGCTTTGGGCCCCTATATTGAGTACCATCTTTCGAATCATATTCATGATTGTGTATAATCCTTACCCCACATGGAAGGGACGCTGGAAATCTGTATTGGGTTCATTGCGTTACGGCTTCTGGTGGGGCATGGATTTTGATGCTTATGTATTCTTACTACCCTTAGTATTGGTGACGCTCCCTGCATTATTATTTGATAGGTATCATCAAATAGAAGATGCTGTACGATTGGTAGGATTAACCATTTATTCCTGCGTATTATATGCAGCCTTTGCAGGAAAAATGATTTTCTACAAGCATTTCCATGATACGTACAACTATATGGTTCATTATGGAAATCATGCAGAAAAACATAATTTAATTGATGTATTCTTTAATCAAGATCGAGGAATGCTTGTCATCTTAGGATTAATTCCTATTACATTTATATCCTGGTACATAGGAAATTTCTTTTTATCATTGCCATCTATACCATATCCAACTATTGAAGGAACTTGGCCTACTATAGTTTGGAATATAGGGCTTGTGGCTATCTCTGTTTTGGGATTTTATTGGTTCCGCTATGGTGGAACATTATCTCATGATGATAAACCTGAGTGGGATACGATTCCTACAGTGATAAAAGAGGATATATTCTTTGCTCGTGCAACGGTGCCAGATCTATGTGCCATAGAAACAGTGCTAAAACATCCACTTCGTGATGAATATACGGCATCTGCTGAGGACATTGATGACGCGATTCACCGTATTGTTCCTAAGGAATATAAAGATTCTTGGCAGGATTTGAATACACCACTTCATGCATTCAAGCGCGTTGCATCAGGTCCTCGTATTGATAAACCACAGCATATTTTCTTTATTGTTGGTGAAAGTATCCCTCAGTGGTCTCTTGATGAACCTTACAAGGATCTCAATATATGCCCTGGCTTATGGGATTTTAAAGATAATCCTCATACGGCGCAAGTACCTAATTTCTTGCCTGCTGGTAATGTGTCTCGCCCATCCATTGTGAGTCTGTTATCCGGTGTTTATGATGCGGGTATGGAAATCAATGAACGGGAAGCCTTCTGGCATGAACCATTGCCGACTTCTTTGGCATCTCAAATGAAGAATTTAGGCTATGATACGATTTACTGGTATGGTGGCAATGCATCGTACGGCAACTTTAATCACTTTGGTAAGGCGCAAGGCTTTGATCAAGTGGAAAGCGCTTCTGTTTTTTGCGGCCCCGATGCACCTAAGACTTGGGTAGGCGTTTATGACCATGTATTTTTAGAACATATCGAAGAGGAAATCAAATCCTTAGAACATCCTACATTCCATTTTATTTATACTACATCCAATCATGGTCCTTATAAAATGGAGGATTCCTTATTAGATTATGATCCTAAACAGGTCATGCCAAACCTTGGAGATGATTTAAAATCCAATAAGAAACGCAATAAGGAATTGGCTACTTATCGCTATAGTGATAAGGCTATTTTTAACTTTATTAATGCTATGAAAAAGGCCTTTCCAGATAGTTTATTCGTTGTCACTGGTGACCACTCTAATCTATTTGGCTTTTTGAATAATACATCCTTAATTCAACGAGACTATACCTTGCGCGACACATTCTGTACCGTAGGATTGTTGCAACATCCTGCTTTCACTAAAGACACGATTACAGCGCCAATTGGCACGCATATGAGTCTCATGCCTACCATTATTGAAGCTATTGCACCAAAGGGTTTTGAATATTACTCCATCGTACCGTCCTTGTTTGATGAACAGCCAGATACATTAGTTACACCGTATCAATGGATTACGCCTCATATGATGGGCGATGTTCGTATGGATTATGGTGAAAGCAATATACCATCCTATAAACCGGTTGAGCCAATTCGTCCTATTAATAATCATGGGAATGATGCTCGTGATTGGACATTATTGACTATGTGGTTCATTAATCATGAAAAGATATTGTTTTCTAAAAAATAG